From a single Miscanthus floridulus cultivar M001 chromosome 8, ASM1932011v1, whole genome shotgun sequence genomic region:
- the LOC136473125 gene encoding cytokinin dehydrogenase 11, which produces MMLAYMDRATAAAEPEDAGELSPATMAPAAAAAGDAAAMDFGGLVRAVPAAVVCPASADDVASAIRAAALTPHLTVAARGNGHSVAGQATAEGGLVLDMRSLAAATSSSSSRRGGAQQTMQLVQCPSEGGGVHCYFADMPGGALWEEVLHWGVDNHGLAPASWTDYLRLTVGGTLSNGGVSGQSFRYGPQVSNVAELEVVTGDGECRVCSRSSHPDLFFAVLGGLGQFGVITRARIPLHKAPKAVRWTRVVYASFADYTADAEWLVTRPPDAAFDYVEGFAFVNSDDPVNGWPSVPIPGGARFDPSLLPSGAGPVLYCLEVALYQYAQHRPDDDEDQGEGVASVSRRMMAPLKYVRGLEFAADVGYVDFLSRVNRVEEEARRNGSWDAPHPWLNLFVSARDIADFDRAVINGMLADGIDGPMLVYPMLKSKWDPDTSVALPEKGEIFYLVALLRFCRPGGPAVDELVAQNGAILRACRANGYDYKVYFPSYRGGEAEWSRHFGAARWRRFVDRKARYDPLAILAPGQKIFPRRAPAGRPSRAV; this is translated from the exons ATGATGCTCGCGTACATGGACCGCGCGACGGCGGCCGCCGAGCCGGAGGACGCCGGCGAGCTTTCGCCCGCCACCAtggcgccggccgccgccgccgccggcgacgcgGCGGCGATGGACTTCGGCGGGCTCGTCCGCGCCGTGCCCGCGGCAGTGGTCTGCCCGGCGAGCGCGGACGACGTGGCCAGCGCCATCCGCGCGGCGGCGCTGACGCCGCACCTCACCGTGGCCGCCCGCGGGAACGGCCACTCGGTGGCCGGGCAGGCCACGGCCGAGGGCGGGCTGGTCCTCGACAtgcgctcgctcgccgccgcgacgtcgtcgtcgtcctcccgcCGCGGCGGCGCGCAGCAGACGATGCAGCTCGTCCAGTGCCCGTCCGAAGGCGGCGGCGTCCACTGCTACTTCGCCGACATGCCCGGCGGCGCGCTCTGGGAGGAGGTGCTCCACTGGGGCGTCGACAACCACGGGCTGGCCCCGGCATCCTGGACGGACTACCTCCGCCTCACCGTGGGCGGCACGCTCTCCAACGGCGGCGTGAGCGGGCAGTCCTTCCGCTACGGGCCCCAGGTGTCGAACGTGGCCGAGCTCGAGGTGGTCACCGGCGATGGCGAGTGCCGCGTCTGCTCGCGCTCCTCCCACCCGGACCTCTTCTTCGCCGTGCTCGGCGGGCTCGGCCAGTTCGGCGTCATCACGCGCGCACGCATCCCGCTCCACAAGGCGCCCAAAGCG GTGCGGTGGACGCGCGTGGTGTACGCGAGCTTCGCTGACTACACGGCGGACGCGGAGTGGCTGGTGACGCGGCCCCCCGACGCGGCGTTCGACTACGTGGAGGGCTTCGCGTTCGTCAACAGCGACGACCCCGTCAACGGGTGGCCGTCCGTGCCCATCCCCGGCGGCGCCCGATTCGACCCGTCCCTGCTCCCCTCCGGCGCCGGCCCCGTCCTCTACTGCCTGGAGGTGGCCCTGTACCAGTACGCGCAGCACCGgcccgacgacgacgaggaccag GGGGAGGGGGTGGCGAGCGTGAGCCGCCGGATGATGGCGCCGCTCAAGTACGTGCGGGGCCTGGAGTTCGCGGCGGACGTCGGGTACGTGGACTTCCTGTCCCGCGTGAaccgggtggaggaggaggcccgCCGCAACGGCAGCTGGGACGCGCCGCACCCGTGGCTCAACCTCTTCGTCTCCGCGCGCGACATCGCCGACTTCGATCGCGCCGTCATCAACGGCATGCTCGCCGACGGCATCGACGGGCCCATGCTCGTCTACCCCATGCTCAAGAGCAA GTGGGACCCCGACACGTCGGTGGCGCTGCCGGAGAAGGGCGAGATCTTCTACCTTGTGGCGCTGCTGCGCTTCTGCCGGCCCGGCGGCCCGGCGGTGGACGAGCTGGTGGCGCAGAACGGCGCGATCCTCCGCGCCTGCCGCGCCAACGGCTACGACTACAAGGTCTACTTCCCGAGCTACCGCGGCGGGGAGGCGGAGTGGTCGCGCCACTTCGGCGCCGCCAGGTGGAGGCGCTTCGTGGACCGCAAGGCCCGGTACGACCCGCTGGCGATCCTCGCGCCGGGCCAGAAGATCTTCCCCCGCCGGGCCCCGGCTGGGCGTCCGTCGCGCGCCGTGTAG